One stretch of Arachis duranensis cultivar V14167 chromosome 1, aradu.V14167.gnm2.J7QH, whole genome shotgun sequence DNA includes these proteins:
- the LOC107484449 gene encoding histone-lysine N-methyltransferase, H3 lysine-9 specific SUVH6-like yields the protein MVDKRHKVPAVRDFPKGCGSNPSRTAHGDAVKVVPGNQYKRVPAFRDFPPLCGPDASSHLSEGKGETAIDAEEQVEKNVHCDGGKVLDLVQGDSGGNGVEKEKELDVIRTCVTVPKDGNRDKVEMNSYNLKVSSRRVVLALMSESECPWRNAARKKGKKVGFRLHVDMSNANTRTRFSLNRSKKPLKKKTGNDNSENIDEFQVVNKSHGSKVKNPAFDQHDLIDFNGHLDNDSSVTRNKVRETLRLFQAVYRKLVHEEEAKLEGKASSFRSVDLRAAEILMGKGKYLNTNRILGSVPGVEVGDEFQYRVELAMVGLHQRIQSDIDYVKHNGKTLAMSVITLGGYEDELDDSNVLIYTSLVGNNTDKEVEDQKLEQCNRALRNSIEEKNPVRVIRATESMHGKDKKYVYDGQYVVENCWQDEGLHGSPILRYRLQRIPDQPEPSWKEVKKSENLRDREGLFVHDISNGKELIPIHALNTIDDQNVPSFVYVTRMIYPNWCNPIPRKGCNCVGTCSESEKCPCAAKNGGDIPFNHDGAIVEAKPLIYECGLSCKCPSTCHNRVSQHGVKFQLEVFKTDSRGWGVRSLNSIPSGSFICEYLGELLGEDEAEERVDNDEYLFDIGNNNQKSHALWDELSVVMPDAHSNSSCEVVEDGGFTIDAAHYGNVGRFINHSCSPNLYAQSVLYDHDDKRIPHIMLFATENIPPLQELTYDYNYKIDEVFDSHGNIKRKNCYCGSMECTGRMY from the coding sequence ATGGTGGATAAGCGGCACAAAGTTCCTGCCGTCCGTGATTTCCCGAAAGGGTGTGGCTCAAACCCTTCAAGAACCGCACACGGTGATGCTGTAAAGGTTGTCCCTGGGAACCAGTATAAACGGGTTCCGGCTTTTAGAGACTTTCCTCCTTTGTGTGGACCAGATGCTTCTTCACATCTTAGTGAAGGTAAGGGTGAAACAGCAATTGATGCAGAAGAACAGGTGGAAAAGAATGTTCATTGTGATGGTGGAAAGGTACTGGATCTAGTTCAAGGTGATTCTGGTGGGAATGGTgtagaaaaagagaaggagcTTGATGTAATTCGAACATGTGTTACGGTTCCTAAGGATGGCAACCGGGATAAGGTTGAAATGAATTCTTATAATTTGAAGGTTTCATCTCGCAGGGTGGTGCTAGCACTGATGTCTGAATCTGAATGTCCATGGAGGAATGCTgcaagaaaaaagggaaagaaagtCGGTTTTCGGTTGCATGTTGACATGTCTAATGCGAATACCAGGACTAGATTCTCGTTGAATCGGTCAAAGAAGCCTTTAAAGAAGAAAACGGGGAATGATAATTCTGAAAACATTGATGAATTTCAAGTTGTCAACAAATCACATGGTTCCAAGGTAAAGAATCCGGCCTTTGATCAAcatgatttgattgatttcaatGGTCATCTGGACAATGATTCAAGTGTGACTAGAAATAAGGTAAGGGAAACATTGCGCCTTTTTCAGGCGGTTTATAGAAAGCTTGTACACGAAGAAGAAGCGAAGCTAGAAGGTAAGGCAAGTAGCTTTAGGAGTGTTGATTTACGAGCAGCTGAGATCCTTATGGGCAAAGGGAAATATCTTAACACCAACAGGATATTGGGATCTGTCCCTGGGGTCGAAGTTGGCGACGAATTTCAGTATAGGGTAGAGCTTGCCATGGTTGGCCTACATCAGCGGATTCAAAGCGACATAGATTATGTTAAGCATAATGGGAAGACCCTCGCCATGAGTGTTATCACATTGGGAGGCTATGAGGACGAGTTAGATGATTCAAATGTCTTGATATACACAAGTTTGGTTGGAAATAATACTGATAAAGAAGTCGAAGATCAGAAGCTTGAGCAGTGCAACCGTGCTTTAAGGAACAGCATTGAGGAAAAGAATCCTGTTAGGGTGATAAGGGCCACTGAATCAATGCACGGAAAGGATAAGAAATATGTCTATGATGGACAATATGTGGTTGAGAATTGCTGGCAGGATGAGGGGCTGCACGGTTCGCCGATTCTTAGATATCGGCTGCAAAGGATCCCAGATCAACCGGAGCCTTCTTGGAAAGAagtaaagaaatctgaaaatttGAGAGATAGAGAAGGTCTATTTGTTCATGACATTTCAAATGGGAAAGAGCTAATTCCAATTCATGCTCTCAACACCATAGATGACCAAAATGTTCCATCATTTGTGTATGTTACAAGAATGATATATCCAAATTGGTGCAATCCTATTCCTCGGAAAGGCTGTAATTGTGTTGGAACATGTTCAGAATCAGAGAAATGTCCTTGTGCTGCGAAAAATGGTGGTGATATCCCATTCAACCATGATGGGGCCATTGTAGAAGCAAAGCCTCTAATCTATGAGTGTGGACTTTCTTGCAAGTGCCCTTCAACATGCCACAATAGAGTTAGCCAACATGGTGTGAAGTTCCAACTCGAAGTCTTCAAAACCGATTCAAGAGGTTGGGGTGTGAGATCATTGAATTCAATCCCTTCAGGGAGTTTTATCTGTGAGTATCTGGGGGAGCTTCTTGGAGAGGATGAAGCTGAAGAAAGAGTTGACAATGATGAGTATCTTTTCGATATCGGCAATAATAACCAAAAGAGCCATGCCCTTTGGGATGAACTCTCAGTGGTTATGCCTGATGCACACTCAAATTCTTCTTGTGAAGTTGTGGAGGATGGTGGATTCACCATTGATGCTGCACACTATGGTAATGTTGGAAGATTCATCAACCATAGTTGCTCACCTAATCTGTATGCACAGAGTGTGctttatgatcatgatgataAGAGGATTCCCCACATAATGCTGTTTGCGACTGAAAATATTCCACCATTGCAAGAGTTGACTTATGATTACAATTACAAGATAGATGAGGTTTTTGACTCTCATGGGAACATCAAGAGGAAGAATTGCTATTGTGGTTCCATGGAATGCACTGGTAGgatgtattga